One Gossypium raimondii isolate GPD5lz chromosome 3, ASM2569854v1, whole genome shotgun sequence genomic window carries:
- the LOC105784843 gene encoding uncharacterized protein LOC105784843: protein MENKFLDKVEDNAAVRVWSEKTQSEKGDSLAKGYTSELWDYTRISVTQNNLQDLKVDVHLFRAIAQFWNPAYDCFTFGGADLVPTIEEYIALLRCPKIQVDKIYSRAVNVPTFIKKLMNITGMSKQWVTARIKQKGESKLIFPKALGHVDEATSDLFDRLDKRVTPVPAILAETFRSLNACQKAGEGRFIGCVQLLLAWFHSHFWKIDKVSYRVFSEYYSPSKEIAATPRRDDISEEKWLLILQNLREEDVEWRAPWLFSDEILYRCGNFDWVPLLGIWGVVGYALLLVLRQYRSRYKKKIREITRAWDQTRRMKRLAVGPTTPLEYNEWWVRRINDDIPRSSQGDSQSIEEHLRVIPSELEIVKRDFEKRNAELEKKIEQLEEKKMHLGLDVDIQKLETEKLRKGKNTAEEELDSLKTDYKKLRLSIRTVGLGKTSEQWRQEIREEKVKADGWEKKF from the exons ATGGAGAACAAATTTCTTGACAAAGTAGAGGACAATGCTGCTGTCCGTGTATGGTCAGAGAAAACACAATCGGAGAAAGGAGATAGTCTAGCCAAGGGGTATACGTCAGAGTTATGGGACTACACCCGTATCAGTGTGACGCAAAACAACCTTCAGGATTTAAAG GTAGACGTGCATTTGTTCCGGGCCATCGCTCAGTTTTGGAACCCCGCGTATGATTGCTTTACCTTTGGAGGGGCTGATTTGGTGCCCACTATAGAAGAGTATATAGCTTTGCTACGTTGTCCAAAGATCCAAGTTGATAAAATCTACTCTAGGGCCGTTAATGTTCCGACCTTTATAAAGAAGTTAATGAACATCACCGGAATGAGCAAGCAATGGGTCACAGCACGGATCAAGCAGAAGGGGGAAAGCAAAT TAATTTTCCCTAAGGCACTAGGGCACGTAGATGAAGCAACCTCCGATCTCTTTGACCGACTTGATAAGAGAGTTACGCCCGTTCcggcaattttggcagaaaccttcaggtcattAAATGCGTGTCAAAAGGCAGGGGAAGGCAGATTCATTGGGTGTGTGCAACTTCTACTGGCATGGTTCCACagtcatttttggaaaattgataAGGTTTCGTATCGAGTTTTTTCTGAATATTATTCACCATCAAAGGAGATAGCAGCTACACCAAGAAGAGATGACATTTCGGAGGAGAAATGGCTGCTCATTCTTCAAAATCTCCGTGAGGAGGACGTCGAGTGGAGAGCCCCATGGTTGTTTTCGGATGAAATCTTGTACCGATGTGGTAACTTTGATTGGGTCCCGTTACTTGGAATCTGGGGAGTGGTTGGTTATGCTTTATTGTTGGTGCTGAGACAGTACAGGTCAAG ATATAAAAAGAAGATTCGAGAGATAACCAGGGCATGGGACCAAACCCGGCGGATGAAGAGATTAGCCGTAGGCCCGACCACGCCTCTTGaatataatgaatggtgggtcAGAAGGATCAATGATGACATACCAAGGTCAAGTCAAGGAGATAGTCAATCGATAGAGGAACATTTGCGGGTTATTCCCTCCGAATTGGAAATTGTGAAACGagattttgaaaagaggaaTGCAGAGCTCGAAAAGAAGATTGAGCAGTTGGAGGAAAAAAAGATGCACTTGGGATTAGATGTGGACATTCAAAAGCTAGAGACTGAAAAATTAAGAAAGGGTAAGAACACGGCTGAGGAAGAACTGGACAGTTTGAAGACGGACTATAAAAAGTTGAGGTTGTCAATAAGAACTGTTGGGTTAGGGAAAACTTCTGAACAATGGCGTCAAGAGATTCGGGAAGAAAAGGTCAAGGCTGATggatgggaaaagaaattttga